The Anguilla anguilla isolate fAngAng1 chromosome 4, fAngAng1.pri, whole genome shotgun sequence genome has a window encoding:
- the march6 gene encoding E3 ubiquitin-protein ligase MARCH6 isoform X2 gives MDTAEEADICRVCRSEGTPDKPLYHPCVCTGSIKFIHQECLVQWLKHSRKEYCELCKHRFAFTPIYSPDMPSRLPVQDIFAGLVTSIGTAIRYWFHYTLVAFAWLGVVPLTACRIYKCLFTGSVSSLLTLPLDMLSTENLLADCLQGCFVVTCTLCAFISLVWLREQIVHGGAPQWLEQNQQQPHNVAGQPNEAPGPGNGAPENQAAPVPANPPAENEVVADNPDIQMDPVEDMDVDNEDEDDAGAEDAAEANNGAQDDMNWNALEWDRAAEELTWERMLGLDGSLVFLEHVFWVVSLNTLFILVFAFCPYHIGHFSVVGLGFEDYVQASHFEGLITTIVGYVLLALTLIVCHGFAALVRFQRSRRLLGVCYIVVKVSLLVVVEIGVFPLICGWWLDICSLEMFDASLKDRELSFQSAPGTTMFLHWLVGMVYVFYFASFILLLREVLRPGVLWFLRNLNDPDFNPVQEMIHLPIYRHLRRFILSVVVFGSIVLLMLWLPIRIIKLILPNFLPYNVMLYSDAPVSELSLELLLLQVVLPALLEQGHTRQWLKGLVRAWTVTAGYLLDLHSYLLGDQEENDNNANQQANNNQQARNNAVPVVGEGLHAAHQAILQQGGPVGFQPYHRPMRFPFRIVLLIAFMCVTLLAASLICLTLPVFAGRWLMSFWTGSAKIHELYTAACGLYVCWLSIRGITVLLAWMPQGRTVILLKVQEWSLMIMKTVIVAVLVAGMIPLLLGLLFELVIVAPLRVPLDQTPLFYPWQMRF, from the exons ATGGACACCGCCGAGGAAG CGGACATATGCAGGGTCTGTCGGTCCGAAGGAACTCCTGACAAGCCACTGTATCACCCCTGCGTTTGCACCGGCAGCATTAAATTCATCCATCAAGAATG CTTGGTTCAGTGGCTGAAGCACAGCAGGAAGGAGTACTGTGAATTGTGCAAGCATAGATTTGCATTCACGCCAA TTTATTCTCCAGACATGCCTTCTCGGCTTCCCGTTCAGGACATATTTGCGGGACTGGTGACGAGTATCGGCACGGCTATACGATACTGGTTTCACTACACACTGGTGGCCTTCGCCTGGTTAGGAGTGGTTCCACTCACAGCAT GTCGCATCTACAAGTGTCTGTTTACCGGCTCTGTGAGCTCGCTGCTGACGCTGCCCTTAGATATGCTGTCCAC AGAAAACTTGCTGGCGGACTGCTTGCAGGGTTGTTTCGTGGTGACCTGCACCTTGTGCGCATTCATAAGCCTGGTGTGGCTGCGTGAGCAGATTGTCCATGGTGGCGCCCCCCAGTGGCTGGAGCAGAATCAGCAGCAGCCTCATAATGTGGCGGGGCAGCCCAATGAG GCCCCTGGTCCTGGAAACGGAGCCCCAGAGAACCAGGCCGCCCCGGTGCCCGCCAACCCCCCTGCCGAGAACGAGGTGGTGGCCGACAACCCCGACATCCAAATGGACCCGGTGGAGGACATGGACGTGGACAACGAGGATGAGGACGATGCTGGTGCTGAAGACGCCGCGGAGGCCAACAATGGGGCCCAAG ATGACATGAACTGGAATGCGCTCGAGTGGGACCGAGCAGCAGAGGAACTCACCTGGGAGAGG aTGCTGGGACTCGATGGCTCATTGGTTTTCCTG GAGCACGTCTTCTGGGTCGTCTCGCTGAACACGCTCTTCATTCTTGTGTTTG CTTTTTGCCCCTATCACATTGGTCACTTCTCTGTAGTGGGACTTGGTTTTGAAGATTAT GTCCAAGCCTCGCACTTTGAGGGTCTGATCACAACTATCGTGGGCTACGTCCTTCTGGCTCTGACATTAATTGTGTGTCAC GGTTTCGCAGCACTGGTGAGGTTCCAAAGATCACGCCGCCTGTTGGGGGTTTGCTACATTGTCGTGAAG GTTTCATtattggtggtggtggagatAGGTGTCTTCCCCCTCATTTGTGGCTGGTGGCTGGACATTTGTTCCCTG GAAATGTTCGATGCCTCTTTGAAGGACAGAGAACTAAGTTTCCAGTCAGCCCCTGGCACGACCATGTTCCTTCATTGGCTTGTAGGAATGGTCTACGTCTTCTACTTTGCTTCTTTTATTCTCTTGCTTCGAGAG GTGTTAAGACCTGGAGTATTATGGTTTCTAAGAAACCTGAATGACCCTGATTTTAATCCAGTCCAAGAAATGATTCATCTGCCAATATACAGACATCTTAGAAGATTTATTTTGTCGGTG GTTGTGTTCGGTTCCATTGTCCTGCTAATGCTGTGGCTTCCCATCAGGATAATAAAACTCATTCTACCAAACTTCCTTCCTTATAATGTAATGCTCTACAG CGATGCCCCCGTGAGCGAGCTGTctctggagctgctgctgctgcaggtggtTCTGCCGGCCCTGCTGGAGCAGGGCCACACGCGCCAGTGGCTGAAGGGCCTGGTACGGGCCTGGACCGTCACCGCCGGCTACCTGCT AGACCTGCATtcttacttgctgggtgaccaAGAGGAGAATGACAACAATGCAAATCAGCAGGCTAACAACAACCAGCAGGCTCGCAACAATGCCGTGccggtggtgggggaggggctgcacGCAGCACACCAGGCCATACTGCAGCAGGGCGGCCCCGTGGGGTTCCAGCCCTACCACCGGCCCATGCGCTTTCCATTCAGG aTCGTGCTGCTGATAGCTTTCATGTGTGTGACGCTGCTGGCCGCCAGCCTGATTTGTTTGACGTTGCCAG TGTTCGCCGGCCGCTGGCTGATGTCTTTCTGGACGGGCAGCGCCAAGATCCACGAGCTGTACACGGCGGCGTGCGGACTGTACGTCTGCTGGCTGTCCATCCGGGGCATCACCGTGCTGCTGGCCTGGATGCCGCAGGGCCGCACCGTCATCCTCCTCAAAGTCCAGGAGTGGTCGCTCATG ATAATGAAGACCGTGATAGTGGCGGTGCTGGTGGCCGGGATGATCCCCCTGCTGCTGGGCCTGCTGTTTGAGCTGGTGATCGTGGCTCCCCTCAGAGTGCCCCTGGACCAGACGCCGCTCTTTTACccctggcag ATGAGATTTTGA
- the march6 gene encoding E3 ubiquitin-protein ligase MARCH6 isoform X1 encodes MDTAEEADICRVCRSEGTPDKPLYHPCVCTGSIKFIHQECLVQWLKHSRKEYCELCKHRFAFTPIYSPDMPSRLPVQDIFAGLVTSIGTAIRYWFHYTLVAFAWLGVVPLTACRIYKCLFTGSVSSLLTLPLDMLSTENLLADCLQGCFVVTCTLCAFISLVWLREQIVHGGAPQWLEQNQQQPHNVAGQPNEAPGPGNGAPENQAAPVPANPPAENEVVADNPDIQMDPVEDMDVDNEDEDDAGAEDAAEANNGAQDDMNWNALEWDRAAEELTWERMLGLDGSLVFLEHVFWVVSLNTLFILVFAFCPYHIGHFSVVGLGFEDYVQASHFEGLITTIVGYVLLALTLIVCHGFAALVRFQRSRRLLGVCYIVVKVSLLVVVEIGVFPLICGWWLDICSLEMFDASLKDRELSFQSAPGTTMFLHWLVGMVYVFYFASFILLLREVLRPGVLWFLRNLNDPDFNPVQEMIHLPIYRHLRRFILSVVVFGSIVLLMLWLPIRIIKLILPNFLPYNVMLYSDAPVSELSLELLLLQVVLPALLEQGHTRQWLKGLVRAWTVTAGYLLDLHSYLLGDQEENDNNANQQANNNQQARNNAVPVVGEGLHAAHQAILQQGGPVGFQPYHRPMRFPFRIVLLIAFMCVTLLAASLICLTLPVFAGRWLMSFWTGSAKIHELYTAACGLYVCWLSIRGITVLLAWMPQGRTVILLKVQEWSLMIMKTVIVAVLVAGMIPLLLGLLFELVIVAPLRVPLDQTPLFYPWQDWALGVLHAKIIAAITLMGPQWWLKTVIEQVYANGIRNIDLHFIIRKLAAPVISVLLLSLCVPYVIAAGIVPVIGVTMEMQNLVQRRIYPFLLMVVMLMGILSFQIRQFKRLYEHIKNDKYLVGQRLVNYERKAGKVSSASPTSSPQE; translated from the exons ATGGACACCGCCGAGGAAG CGGACATATGCAGGGTCTGTCGGTCCGAAGGAACTCCTGACAAGCCACTGTATCACCCCTGCGTTTGCACCGGCAGCATTAAATTCATCCATCAAGAATG CTTGGTTCAGTGGCTGAAGCACAGCAGGAAGGAGTACTGTGAATTGTGCAAGCATAGATTTGCATTCACGCCAA TTTATTCTCCAGACATGCCTTCTCGGCTTCCCGTTCAGGACATATTTGCGGGACTGGTGACGAGTATCGGCACGGCTATACGATACTGGTTTCACTACACACTGGTGGCCTTCGCCTGGTTAGGAGTGGTTCCACTCACAGCAT GTCGCATCTACAAGTGTCTGTTTACCGGCTCTGTGAGCTCGCTGCTGACGCTGCCCTTAGATATGCTGTCCAC AGAAAACTTGCTGGCGGACTGCTTGCAGGGTTGTTTCGTGGTGACCTGCACCTTGTGCGCATTCATAAGCCTGGTGTGGCTGCGTGAGCAGATTGTCCATGGTGGCGCCCCCCAGTGGCTGGAGCAGAATCAGCAGCAGCCTCATAATGTGGCGGGGCAGCCCAATGAG GCCCCTGGTCCTGGAAACGGAGCCCCAGAGAACCAGGCCGCCCCGGTGCCCGCCAACCCCCCTGCCGAGAACGAGGTGGTGGCCGACAACCCCGACATCCAAATGGACCCGGTGGAGGACATGGACGTGGACAACGAGGATGAGGACGATGCTGGTGCTGAAGACGCCGCGGAGGCCAACAATGGGGCCCAAG ATGACATGAACTGGAATGCGCTCGAGTGGGACCGAGCAGCAGAGGAACTCACCTGGGAGAGG aTGCTGGGACTCGATGGCTCATTGGTTTTCCTG GAGCACGTCTTCTGGGTCGTCTCGCTGAACACGCTCTTCATTCTTGTGTTTG CTTTTTGCCCCTATCACATTGGTCACTTCTCTGTAGTGGGACTTGGTTTTGAAGATTAT GTCCAAGCCTCGCACTTTGAGGGTCTGATCACAACTATCGTGGGCTACGTCCTTCTGGCTCTGACATTAATTGTGTGTCAC GGTTTCGCAGCACTGGTGAGGTTCCAAAGATCACGCCGCCTGTTGGGGGTTTGCTACATTGTCGTGAAG GTTTCATtattggtggtggtggagatAGGTGTCTTCCCCCTCATTTGTGGCTGGTGGCTGGACATTTGTTCCCTG GAAATGTTCGATGCCTCTTTGAAGGACAGAGAACTAAGTTTCCAGTCAGCCCCTGGCACGACCATGTTCCTTCATTGGCTTGTAGGAATGGTCTACGTCTTCTACTTTGCTTCTTTTATTCTCTTGCTTCGAGAG GTGTTAAGACCTGGAGTATTATGGTTTCTAAGAAACCTGAATGACCCTGATTTTAATCCAGTCCAAGAAATGATTCATCTGCCAATATACAGACATCTTAGAAGATTTATTTTGTCGGTG GTTGTGTTCGGTTCCATTGTCCTGCTAATGCTGTGGCTTCCCATCAGGATAATAAAACTCATTCTACCAAACTTCCTTCCTTATAATGTAATGCTCTACAG CGATGCCCCCGTGAGCGAGCTGTctctggagctgctgctgctgcaggtggtTCTGCCGGCCCTGCTGGAGCAGGGCCACACGCGCCAGTGGCTGAAGGGCCTGGTACGGGCCTGGACCGTCACCGCCGGCTACCTGCT AGACCTGCATtcttacttgctgggtgaccaAGAGGAGAATGACAACAATGCAAATCAGCAGGCTAACAACAACCAGCAGGCTCGCAACAATGCCGTGccggtggtgggggaggggctgcacGCAGCACACCAGGCCATACTGCAGCAGGGCGGCCCCGTGGGGTTCCAGCCCTACCACCGGCCCATGCGCTTTCCATTCAGG aTCGTGCTGCTGATAGCTTTCATGTGTGTGACGCTGCTGGCCGCCAGCCTGATTTGTTTGACGTTGCCAG TGTTCGCCGGCCGCTGGCTGATGTCTTTCTGGACGGGCAGCGCCAAGATCCACGAGCTGTACACGGCGGCGTGCGGACTGTACGTCTGCTGGCTGTCCATCCGGGGCATCACCGTGCTGCTGGCCTGGATGCCGCAGGGCCGCACCGTCATCCTCCTCAAAGTCCAGGAGTGGTCGCTCATG ATAATGAAGACCGTGATAGTGGCGGTGCTGGTGGCCGGGATGATCCCCCTGCTGCTGGGCCTGCTGTTTGAGCTGGTGATCGTGGCTCCCCTCAGAGTGCCCCTGGACCAGACGCCGCTCTTTTACccctggcag GACTGGGCTCTCGGAGTTCTTCATGCCAAAATCATAGCTGCCATTACTCTCATGGGTCCCCAGTGGTGGTTGAAGACTGTGATTGAGCAG GTATATGCAAATGGGATCCGCAACATTGACCTGCATTTCATCATTCGCAAGCTGGCGGCTCCGGTCATTTCCGTCTTGCTCTTGTCCCTCTGCGTGCCGTATGTCATTGCAGCCGGGATCGTCCCAGTCATAG GGGTTACCATGGAGATGCAGAACCTGGTGCAGCGTCGGATCTATCCTTTTCTCCTAATGGTTGTGATGCTAATGGGAATCCTCTCTTTCCAAATTCGGCAATTCAAGCGCCTTTACGAGCACATTAAGAACGACAA GTACCTTGTTGGTCAGAGACTGGTGAACTATGAACGCAAGGCTGGCAAAGTGAGCTCAGCCTCACCCACCAGCTCCCCTCAAGAGTAG